A region of Sugiyamaella lignohabitans strain CBS 10342 chromosome A, complete sequence DNA encodes the following proteins:
- the YPS3 gene encoding Yps3p (Aspartic protease; member of the yapsin family of proteases involved in cell wall growth and maintenance; attached to the plasma membrane via a glycosylphosphatidylinositol (GPI) anchor; GO_component: GO:0031225 - anchored component of membrane [Evidence IEA]; GO_component: GO:0046658 - anchored component of plasma membrane [Evidence IDA,IPI] [PMID 11016834]; GO_component: GO:0016020 - membrane [Evidence IEA]; GO_component: GO:0005886 - plasma membrane [Evidence IEA,IEA]; GO_function: GO:0004190 - aspartic-type endopeptidase activity [Evidence IEA,IEA]; GO_function: GO:0004190 - aspartic-type endopeptidase activity [Evidence IDA,ISS] [PMID 10191273]; GO_function: GO:0016787 - hydrolase activity [Evidence IEA]; GO_function: GO:0008233 - peptidase activity [Evidence IEA]; GO_process: GO:0031505 - fungal-type cell wall organization [Evidence IGI] [PMID 16087741]; GO_process: GO:0006508 - proteolysis [Evidence IEA,IEA]): MTLGRMIMHWASIGALAVQILGTATAAVTNPSPKYVNFDIKGSKYYPGEVNSNPLISREYGLFSRSVINESVGTALMNDFSSYLVSVSIGTPPQTFVAAIDTGSSDLWVSSSNNPYCAVNSTEIRQGLLNCSNSIFDQNSSSTFQVNNSDFLVNYADYTFAQGLWGSDVLDLGGAVLQNSTFAVAQEANTTSTFGIGFPAIEGTEGNDTSSNTYQNIPMILKSQGFIESVAYSLWLNDLRSKTGQLLFGAIDTAKFHGPLYTVPLVSSILSIQHPSSMTVVLSGLSLTGSNGDNSSVTSGSILALLDSGTTYTYLPSNIFDSISFSLNAQLNNELGIYLVPCSVRDGQSALVYSFSGANITSNLSDILEEATDGSNNVITDSSNNPLCVLPILPSDDMTILGDSFLRSAYVVYDLENFEISIANTNFNASSSSIETINSAVPGAIKAPNYNSTEVATSVQALTATASFSGVKLITATREYLVEI; encoded by the coding sequence ATGACACTTGGTAGAATGATAATGCACTGGGCTTCCATTGGGGCGTTAGCTGTACAAATCCTTGGAACAGCAACTGCTGCAGTTACCAACCCCTCGCCGAAATATGTCAACTTTGACATCAAAGGCTCAAAATACTACCCCGGCGAAGTGAACTCCAATCCTCTGATTTCCAGGGAATACGGGCTATTTTCACGGTCTGTGATAAATGAAAGTGTCGGTACTGCTCTCATGAACGATTTTTCATCGTACCTAGTGTCGGTATCGATTGGAACCCCTCCGCAAACCTTCGTGGCTGCAATTGACACAGGATCCTCCGACTTATGGGTTAGTTCATCCAATAACCCGTATTGTGCAGTGAACTCGACTGAAATAAGACAGGGTCTACTCAATTGTAGCAATAGCATCTTCGACCAAAACAGTTCTTCTACATTCCAAGTGAACAATTCTGACTTTCTCGTTAACTATGCAGACTATACCTTTGCTCAGGGTCTTTGGGGATCCGATGTTTTGGACCTTGGAGGCGCAGTACTTCAGAATTCTACGTTTGCAGTGGCTCAAGAAGCCAACACAACAAGTACATTTGGCATTGGTTTCCCGGCTATAGAGGGAACCGAAGGTAACGACACATCATCCAATACCTACCAAAACATTCCAATGATCCTCAAAAGCCAAGGATTCATAGAGAGCGTAGCTTATTCCCTTTGGCTTAATGACCTTAGATCCAAGACGGGACAGCTTTTGTTTGGAGCTATTGATACTGCCAAATTTCATGGACCACTATACACTGTTCCTTTAGTGTCATCAATTCTAAGCATACAACACCCCTCTAGTATGACAGTTGTTCTTAGTGGCTTGTCCTTGACAGGGTCGAATGGGGACAACTCTTCGGTAACTTCAGGGTCCATACTGGCATTGCTAGACTCAGGTACAACTTATACCTACCTTCCGAGTAATATATTTGACTCAATTTCCTTCAGTCTCAATGCACAATTGAACAATGAGCTAGGAATTTACCTTGTTCCGTGCTCTGTTCGAGATGGTCAAAGTGCGCTTGTATATAGCTTCAGTGGAGCAAACATCACTTCCAATTTATCCGATATTCTTGAAGAAGCCACCGACGGGAGCAACAATGTAATAACAGATTCAAGTAATAACCCACTTTGCGTCCTACCAATTCTTCCATCGGATGATATGACAATTTTAGGAGATTCGTTTTTGAGGAGCGCATATGTTGTATACGATTTGGAGAACTTTGAGATTTCGATCGCCAACACCAATTTCAACGCAAGTTCTAGCAGCATAGAGACTATTAACTCAGCAGTTCCAGGTGCGATTAAAGCACCAAATTATAATTCTACTGAAGTTGCGACTTCAGTTCAGGCTCTTACTGCCACGGCGTCCTTCTCAGGGGTGAAACTTATCACAGCCACTCGTGAGTATTTAGTAGAGATCTGA